One Bacillus sp. FJAT-52991 genomic region harbors:
- a CDS encoding response regulator transcription factor yields the protein MIRIVMAEDQKMLSGAMASLLKLEDDIEVVAEVADGKQALAAIEAKQPDVCLLDIEMPYVTGLEIAERLREQGSSCKIIIVTTFTRPGYLQKAMNLKVEGYLLKDEPIDFLIATIRKVVNGERVISTDLAAALFLNEASPLTDREQEVLRLTKSGMTTGQIAKTLFLTNGTVRNYLSSAIQKLETESRQQAVRIAEEKGWI from the coding sequence ATGATACGCATAGTCATGGCAGAAGATCAGAAAATGCTAAGCGGTGCAATGGCCTCATTGCTAAAATTAGAGGACGATATTGAAGTCGTTGCCGAGGTAGCGGACGGCAAACAAGCATTAGCGGCGATTGAGGCGAAACAGCCGGACGTGTGCTTACTTGATATTGAAATGCCTTATGTTACTGGTCTAGAAATCGCAGAGAGACTGCGGGAGCAAGGCAGTTCTTGTAAGATCATTATTGTCACAACGTTTACTCGTCCCGGCTACTTGCAAAAAGCGATGAATCTGAAAGTGGAAGGGTATTTGTTGAAGGATGAACCGATCGACTTTTTAATTGCGACGATTCGAAAAGTGGTGAATGGCGAACGAGTGATCAGTACAGATCTCGCTGCTGCTCTTTTTTTAAACGAAGCCAGTCCCTTGACTGATAGGGAACAAGAAGTGTTAAGGTTGACAAAGTCAGGAATGACAACTGGCCAAATCGCCAAGACCTTATTTTTAACAAACGGGACAGTCCGTAATTATTTATCGTCTGCGATTCAAAAGCTAGAAACGGAATCAAGGCAACAGGCGGTACGAATCGCGGAGGAAAAAGGCTGGATTTAG